The Procambarus clarkii isolate CNS0578487 chromosome 18, FALCON_Pclarkii_2.0, whole genome shotgun sequence genome segment AATCTGTGTACCTTCCTGTGGCTGAGATAGTCCATCCCTTTGGCCACCTGCCAGCTCCAGCAGACGAGGTCACTGGTGGTGAAGGGGGAAGTGACTCCAGGGACCAAGCTTATGTCATAGACATATTGTTGGTTGTGGGAGTCGACCATCAAGTGCCCCTTCTCAGTGGCTTCTGTAAATCAAATTCTGGGTGAAGTAATCACAAGTTAAGGAGAAGAAACTAAGGGAGTTAGAGGGATTATGTAGACCGAATTCAGTGTTAATGGTGTACATTGATCAGTGTTGATGGAAATATTCCCAGAACACAAGGGGGACGTGTTCAAGAATAATTAGACATGTTCTTGCAGGAAGTGCCAGACGAATTAGGCTGTAATGGACGTTGTAGGCTTTTCGGGCTGCTCCAAACAAGGTTTCTCGACCAAGTTATCCCAAGATAAGCCTAGCCCCAGGATTAGTTTGAAGAGTAGAACTCTCATAACCCATTAGCGGTGTACTCCAGACAGCTCAAGCTTCAGGATAGTCATATCAAGGTCTAAGCTACAAATCAAACCTCAAAATGTATTAGATTAAACCCCAAACTTGGGGAAAGATCAACCCCAAGCTGGGGGCATATCAAGTCCCAAGTTGAAGGCAGATCAAGCCCCGAACCCCACCATTCCACACCTCATAGTTACCAGCTGGCAACTGACCCGTATCATCGGAGAGAGGCTTGCCGTCTGGATAATGATTGACTTCATGCTTGGGGCCGTCGTTGTACCCTGCTGCGACGTACCGAGGTGAAGCCTGTGTGTCATCTGAGACGTCGTAGACGGTCTTCCTCAAGCTCTTCCCGCGATAACAGGAATCCTTTCTGTAAACATCAGAGTGAAACTGCAGCAACATCAACCGCGAAACATCGATCATTTAGCAGCGGTCATAACTACAGTAATTTATGTTTGGTGTCTGGTAGAGACAAAAACGGGCCGTTTAAATTGTGGTAATTTGTGCATCTGCTGTACACCTTTTATGCATCTGCTGTAGACCTTTTGTACACCTGCTGTACATCCGCTGTACAACCGCTGTAACTCTGTAATTTCCAGCCAGAATTGCAACGATTTGTTTAAGTCGTTACAGACACATCCTTTGATTCTAAATCAGACTCCAACACATTCAAACACACCAGTTTAAGCATTAATAATAACAATCCTACGCAAACATAGTTCCTTGTCTGCCTCAGCCATCACACGCGTCTACCAGCCTCTCCAGTCAACCCTCCTTCCATCCTCAAATCATCATCAAATAACTCCATCAACTTTTCAATATACATTCTATTTGAAACCTAACAAGTTAGGTAATCATGGATGGACTTACCTGCTCATTCCAGGGATTGGATAACTGAATTCCATGACAGCAATGGTGGGGTCAATGTGTCCAGTACAAGGGTCAATCTGGTTGACAAAGTTGACCCGGTTGCGGAGTATGAAGGTGTGGAGGTCACCGTACCTACAGTGCTCAACCAGGATCCACAGCTCgccttgaatggaagtaattattaaaataagGTACCAAGCCGGGAGATATAATTAATTCGTTTTATCGGGGCCAGGAAACCTGAGTATATTTTTAAAAGTATGTATGTATCCCGCCGTTCTAAGACGGAACTCCTTGTCCTATACCACCGCAGACACACGCCTTACCTCATGGACCACGTTATGATCTAAAAaataaggcactacgggctcaccatagcccgtgctacttggaactttttgttccaggtagcgaatctttaacaacaatatgatctaaagttctaagtagcatgggctatggtgatcccgtgttAGATCATGCATCACGTTATGATCTAACACGGGCTCACCCttatccgtgctacttggaactttttgttccaggtagcaaatctgaaacaacaacatatgaTCTAAAGTTATGCAATCTAGAGTCCTTACAAACTCGAATATTGTGATCCACAGGGTAAGGAGTGCGGCTGGTTGTGACCCGGGACGGAGGTTCGATCCCATCGCCTCATACCTTTGGCTATATTTGAGGTGTTGGCACCCATGAGGTTGACAATGTTGAGGTGCTTGCCAAGATGGATCATGATCTTGAGCTCCTTGGCTAATGCTCTCATCTGGTTGTGATCGTTGTGGAACTTGGACATCTTGACAGCCACCACGGTGGAGGGGTCCCCCGCCTCCAGGTCCTCCACCACAGCCTTCACCACCCGACCAAACGCGCCCGCTCCAAGCTGTCGACCTGTTCACCGGATAAAACTCAACCTTGTAACATTACAAGCTTCCTCAAGCTTTAATGTTACAAGCTTATTGTTCATGTGTTCTCTACTAATTTCCCACTGATGGGGACAGGAAGACTGATAGGCCTATATGATGCCAATAGCCCAATTGCTGACTCACTCTAGGCTACAACACTCGGCTGTTACCTAGCTCACAGgtactgtttactgctaggtgaacagaggcatcaggtgtaaagAAACATACCCAGACGCACGCTCTGGCTAACCAGGCTTCCACTAGTGTTGTAAGAACTGcttatttctataattaacataatatatccatctatccataattGGGTATGAAAAGATTCCGTGTCCTTGGGTTAAATATTGACCTCAGACGTATAGAGTCGACACAAATATCACTGTTGCTACAGTAGACAAATTTCAGTAAAATACCAACAAATAAATGCAAATAATATTTAGATATAGATCTcgtctatcttcttgaggttatcttgagatgatttcggggctttagtgtccccgcggcccggtcctcgaccaggcctccacccccaggaagcagcccgtgacagctgactaacacccaggtacctatttactgctaggaaacaggggcatagggtgaaaaaaactctgcccattgtttctcgccggcgcccgggatcgacccctggaccacaggatcacaagtccagcgtgctgtccgctcggccgaccggctccccagataTCGAGTGATATCTGCCCAAGTTCCAGCCATCGATAGTGAAGGATTGGACACCAGCCTTAACTATTTGCCTTTGTTAATTTAGCAGTAATTGGGGACCCGGTTGTAAACCTGATGGTCTTCTAGGGTAAACTAGAGAAGTGAGCTTAAAGACAAGTGACTCTAACGAGGATATCAAACCTTGTGAGAGTTTAGTCTGATGTAGGCTTGttataaggcctatcaacctctgttagactgttaaggcctatcaaccactggtggattattaaggcctatcaacctctaaaCTGAGATAAATATTGACTTGTATGAATTGAATGTTATTTACATTCTGATGCCAAGTTAATAATATTCAAACACTTACCTATCTTAATATTTTCACGTGGGACCTCCCACAGGTTGTCATAAGGAAGAAGCTCCGCCTGCTCATCTAGCGGCAGGTCAGGATTCAGCTCCCCGACCCCGCCTCCCCTGAAGAGCTCCAGGATGGCTTCCCTCATGGCTGCCTTCCGCCTGCGTTCCTTGACGACCTTGCGGGCAAGATAAAGGAcgacgaagaggaggacgaccaaACTGACCACCGTCACGACCAGCACAGTTTTGGTGACTTGTGGGACGCCAGCAGCTGGTGAaaggaacctgggtgttagttttgtgggtaaaCTCTGGGTGTGTCCTTATCTCTCGAGACCTCACACTAGGCGCTGTATTAATCAAACACATACCTAGGGGCTCTATGTATACATTTCAACACACCGCAATGTAATATAATTCTATATATTGCAGAAACTCACCTTTAAAACGAACTTCCAGATGATCTTCAATCCGATACCTTCCGTTGCGATTGGTGGCCACACAGGAGTACTTGCCAGCATGCTTCTGGGCATTCAGGTCCTCGATACTGAGGACCTGCTGGTCGAGGCTCAGCGCGAAGATTGTGTCGTTGAGGGGCTTATCATCCTGACAAACAGTAAAGttttatgttgaccaaaccacacactagaacgtgaagggacgacgacgtttcggtctgtcctggaccattttcaagtcgattgtgagaatggtcacattcgcacaatcgacttgaaaatcccattcacaatcgacttgagaatggtccaggacggaccgaaacgtcgtcgtcccctcactttgtagtgtgtggtttggtcaacatatttcagccacgttattgtgactcctcgtctgcagtaAAGTTTTATGTTTGATGGTGTTTAACCTCATATCTTGCAAGtggatttattttttaatttttaaatagTGGATGGTTAGGTGTTAGATTGGATTAACTTATCAGCAACTGTCCTAAAGTTCACAGGTGGTGATGAGCTTAATGACTATCAATTTCTGGAGGGTTACTAAGGccacacaataccttactgaccatccAACAAGTGTACTAGCTGTAGCCCTGAGCATAGTCCAGGTCTGCACTAAACTCACTGAGAAGCGGGGAACACCTTTGAAtgcaaggcactacgggctcaccatagcccgtgctacttggaactttgctccaagtagcgaatctttaacaacaacaacatttgaaTGTATTACTTTCCACAGCCTATACACCTCTAGATACACATATCTATAAGAGAAAATGTCTACGTTCGGCGGCCTGTTTGTCTAAAGTTGGGAGCCAGACACTTGGGTCTAGCCTCGCCCAAATTTGCAAGGGGAATGGTCCAGGGTTCGGGAAGGACATAGGCTGACCCCAAGCTGGCTGCCCACTTCAGATCTTTATCTGTCTTGACTCTtctcgtaatttttgcatcatcagcaaacattgagaggaacgagtctgtaccctctggaggatcgtttacgtatatcagaaacagaatgagTTCATGTACGGAACCCTGTAGGATCATTTATTTAatggaataaataaataaataataactaaataaaaatatataaaataaatatttcaGTACGCAAAGCGAAACCTAATTTGCATGGCAACCAATTGTTCACAATGCGAAAAATAACAGATTAATACATGCATATACATGCAATAGATAAAAATAGATAAACTTGAGAAATACACGTATCCAGGTAAATTGATATTATTAATACTAAATAGACATTCTCACCTTGAACCAGGTGATGTTGATAGGGGGAGTTCCCTTCACACTACAGTCGAACTTGAAGAATTGTTTGGGCAGAAATTCCATGACTCTTCCCGGATCCTTCCTGTTCACATCACTGAACGTGACTCGTTCCTCGGCTGTAAGTTTTAAAATTGATAATATGCAAATCTGAGCACTAGTCTCTAGAAACACAAGTTTATTTTATTCTTTGCGCACAATTCGTCAATGTAATATAAACTCACATATTTGGAAAACACAGGAATGAGACTTTGAAATGCGTCTCTGTTTATAGATCAATATATTCCTTATTTAATTACACAAGTATTAGGAAGTCATTAGACTTATACCCCAACTATAAGTctgactggtagtgttgcttggtcccagtcACTCTCATCTAAGTCTAGGTTGAGTGCCTTCTTGAATATTGACTTCAAGCGCTCGTCATATTGACTTTGTAACAGGCTGCTAAAAGTGGTATTGCGCATGTTAAGGAAGTTACGCTAGCCTGGTCAGGGTTATGCACTTGTACGTATTCTGTGGGATGAGGTTCACACACTTTGAACAGTAATGTTCAGTCTCTGGTGTTTCTCGAGGCGATGGTCCTCTCGTGGTGAAGCTGTACACTGGTATACCCCGTCGTAGGACCTCGTCACCCCGGCTGTGGTAATTTGTCTCACGTGGGAAAAGTTGCTGGACTTGTCTTCAATCATGACATCTAGTAAACAAAATTGTGATGAATTACAAAAAATGGGATGATTCTTTGCAAGGTAATTTCATTTATATCAAAATGTATATTGACTGCAATAAACATAACAGATCTCTACATTGTGGCTTCTAATTCTTAATAGAATTTGTTTACTAACCTTTACTAGCTGAAGAATTGGGTATGAAATTGAGCGAAACATGTTGGTAATCAAAATTGTTTCCCCTGCATGTAATGTTGATGGGATCGTTTTCCGCAAGAACAATGTTCTCTCCATTCGcttccgtctcctctacacctatgtGATAGCTGAATTGGAACCTCTCGTCCGCATCTGACCAATACACAAATTTATTTGCAACAGATTTTTGTTATATTGAATTACTGATGTAATCAATTTTAGGATAAAttgtttacatttatatatagatataaaaatttaaaaatatagtTTCACAGCCTCAGTGCAATGGAATATATAAAACAGGCACCAAACTTTagacaacccgctctcgcacaagatagGACTTATTACTTACAGTCACTATTTCacttataaataagtatatatgtgacaTTCCAAGCCAATTTTTTTCCAAGGCACTAAATcttcctctcagttttattaaacaatagagattttatacaaaatttgacaatatcctgagttactttacaatttatttaaatattttagttttgttttattatttttataaaactgtaatatcaatataggtataggttcagtactaattgtaatatcttaacatactaagaaggttagggttagatcggtgttttctattcagcatttcaaggtaagctcaaatattcacaataaattagtatgtcacatatgcatttaTTCATAtaccaaatattgactataagcaagtgcgagaacgggttgcttaagatatatatatgctCTAaagttaagtacttttgtattctgtgaatatatataatacataaacATTTACTTTGTTCAGATTTATTCTTATTGGTTGGTCAATAAGCTATTGTTGTGGCCATAGTAACTTCCCATTGGCTAATAGACATTTAGCCAACACCAAAGCAAAGGAGGAACTTttttacacacataaatcacaatagcgcgatgcatcaaatgaacaaatccacaagggccgtgacgaggattcgaacttacgtccgagaggtcagtagaacttccagttgcaattcttttaccatgtcgtagctcagtcgattaagacagcgtctgggatcctctcggacgtaggttcgaaccctcgttacggcccttgtggatttgttcaggaacTTGTTAATTTCAATATGTATATTCTAAACCATTGAAGTCCTTAAACTATATCAGTGACAATgtttatttattgtttttaatcaAATATCTGTATTGGGGACCTTAATATCTCCCTAATGGTTCATAGCGCTTCACTACTCAGGTTAACACTTAATTAAATTCCAGTTTAATTCACTTTTCAGTGAGAGTTTAGCCCGAAAGAAAACGGTCTCGGTGAAGGCCATCAGGAGTTAAAGCTGTTAATGGTTCTCAAGTGTGTTATTGTTTTCTTTAAatcaaaattttgatttttcattgTCTGTATTCCCTCACCTGCTGTTCCTCGGGTTAGTTCAAGGTGTTTACCGTCAGTTTTATCACTCTAGGAAATGTCATTTCGCAAGATATAATGACATCCCATGACGCAGTAGCATTTCCCAAGATGTAATGATAGTGAAACCACATGCTGTATGTAGTATAGCAGCATATGACGAATATGTGTCTTAATTAATAACAGAAATTATGAGGTCAAGTTGCGGAGATATGTGCGAATATGTTGAAGAGTTGTTAGTGATAAACAGAGTTGACAAGTGACCGGCTTCTTGTCGTCGTCAGGTCACTAGTGAGACGGTGACCCTCTGGTATACGCAGGTatgttaaatatattataaattattaatCAGTGAAGACACGTACAAGCTGGGATTTGACCTTCATTAGGGACTATAGGTTGGGAGCTGAACTATCTCCTCAGTGGGGGACTCTCGTGATGGAATAGGGACTTGATCTCAATCCTCCTAGAGAAAAAGGTTAACAAAAAATGGGAAAGTTATCCCTCAGAAAATATTAAAGTTATCCCTCAGAAAATATTAAAGTTATCCCTCAGAAAATATTGACTGAACAAAAATAGTCGTTGCACATTTACATGTCTTACTTGTCTGTTCTCAAAACCCCGTTGAAAGGATTATTATGTGAAAACGTGACGTAAACACAGCTTACCATTCACGCAAATATTAAGTTTTTCTGAGGCGTTTCCGTGCTGGTTGGCGGCGCTGCACCAGATCACACTAGACTCTGTAGCTGTTATGGTCACAGTTGCTGC includes the following:
- the LOC123754523 gene encoding vascular endothelial growth factor receptor 1 isoform X5, whose product is MKISWTPPGDQVVHITTVKDLRNDVEVVTSYLEVFNVTLEDAGQYFCDVSVPGHEPGRNSLQVSVAETRDPYWNLEFTNLTCEEGREVVWSAGVVTFPPDPHIVITHHNTTLNSTQMRVSYDRLNGNLEIKFTPVAARHFGMYTVTVTRADGWRRRMEAFLTVSSKPQLEVGGVEEIVTPGSVVRVRCRVIAFPPPTVTLSRQQCPLGRCQDPADDITNIAEIETVEDNEIAATVTITATESSVIWCSAANQHGNASEKLNICVNDADERFQFSYHIGVEETEANGENIVLAENDPINITCRGNNFDYQHVSLNFIPNSSASKDVMIEDKSSNFSHVRQITTAGVTRSYDGVYQCTASPREDHRLEKHQRLNITVQTEERVTFSDVNRKDPGRVMEFLPKQFFKFDCSVKGTPPINITWFKDDKPLNDTIFALSLDQQVLSIEDLNAQKHAGKYSCVATNRNGRYRIEDHLEVRFKAAGVPQVTKTVLVVTVVSLVVLLFVVLYLARKVVKERRRKAAMREAILELFRGGGVGELNPDLPLDEQAELLPYDNLWEVPRENIKIGRQLGAGAFGRVVKAVVEDLEAGDPSTVVAVKMSKFHNDHNQMRALAKELKIMIHLGKHLNIVNLMGANTSNIAKGELWILVEHCRYGDLHTFILRNRVNFVNQIDPCTGHIDPTIAVMEFSYPIPGMSRKDSCYRGKSLRKTVYDVSDDTQASPRYVAAGYNDGPKHEVNHYPDGKPLSDDTEATEKGHLMVDSHNQQYVYDISLVPGVTSPFTTSDLVCWSWQVAKGMDYLSHRKVLHGDIAARNLLLADNNVVKLSDFGLSKDVYKSDIYKLKTDDMMPVKWMAIEALRDRLFSVQSDVWAYGVTLWELFSLGSTPYPGLTIDHTFLQRLEDGYRMDKPKCGNDKLQDLLMQCWETEPGDRPSFAQIAQLIGQWLSPEVMQKYEEMNLQYMDSNKKYFETQTDYLKMVSSPVYQNVFDEEDTSKVRTDIDEKTVLFTHERNLTPSPVSEDLCLLNEQDFNYLPMSLYMDPIPETTDDLSPAATDRLCPLLEEHHAAGETPQATESCCQDILNNRLSEQRSGNLPVNANYANLQLVQPPATS